A part of Scophthalmus maximus strain ysfricsl-2021 chromosome 20, ASM2237912v1, whole genome shotgun sequence genomic DNA contains:
- the cdk5rap2 gene encoding CDK5 regulatory subunit-associated protein 2 isoform X4, which produces MKDPCRVCSARLAGSQCRWIFSSSAQKKLQVVLSHVLGWEVTRDGRGEFLCGKCVFQLEKVVQCDVKINQLQEDHNIQMQKLQAEKGHLTQCIVHVYQKNNPSLDKSDGETPPRSCGVGSPDEGQQLGEIRRGHLKNCMRRCVSLDRIVSRGTTFGRSSLRSNRLGSGAGLDGSMKRFGLRGPRHRSQSMYFDLIQHKGVLPRPGFKALSASLQSLNQDFSLDPSPDPPQKFTEAKVFVARRDGATADLGGKVQAKALLRSSPSQPSVISDLIQLLRCISKQQVSAPAGSHIPVLKRLSTGHLKPGAERRHREAEWKSLHELTEEFDDEYTSVSVESEVSRLESVNKHLNEELTLTKSTSENLSKTLEDTQNQYKQTLSGKLEEKENELGSEKKNALKRDKTIQGLTQVLREKEKEIAELCHEIEDRDDALAKAREVAHKAQLQKYQGAEEHQSLLMAKQTELAQLQGEHHGKVLEAQKLQRALDRKEQELGDLQQAKDQLEVELEDLQQQKKKGDKALNDLNNQLKKLSGEIGEREIALEQQYQELLDQTNRKLQTHEVTIQRLTSTLADKEQQLQEYINMVRDFEQSRSPGGNDTVLSKLRQRLKEKEKALEQALDEKFAAIEEKDDEIHQLQLSLREKERDLDRLNNLLSHNEETINSFDSLIKEKDVELQHLANTLKNLQRAKQDVEDNLNRSLKEKDSIISQLQLSLEGKTTDMEEMAKSMLSQSETHAHDLAEQMGQRLKVTEAMLAEAVKARERLVADNESAVEGLLATISSKDQLLKESAEHYNRMLSERTQEIQELRKQLSDRQQLLATAEKQSSIKVQEDCLETANLRALIAEKDSLVTKLLQHGQERDHFLAEMRQKEEQDHVLELRQTIQIMQEKLDEREAELSRRNSEDNVENIPQSKKTVVILKKELTQKTEALNRALKRENELKISVAELQSLLSELEGRIEGQAINIESLTATLKTKDEIINVLHQRLGLRGESEGDHTQDQVIVSGIERSFPRLPQRERTMIGGDSQQESLPNLVALQQEHDTLNKALRAEQQLYSSLVRSVKEQDSAQRLHALQLELTAVQLLRQKLEESIKTNEELRDDLEREIHRAKLREGMDLIDPKELESMRHQLEDAQRWNASLQARLGAIQSRGGGVGGATDGGDTLSFIGDQTSYMSICFGEEQDDSLSQLSPQELKQKVLDLQDCVSRVQTLNNELQSRLSVLEKSEHDACNKGDKDVTSPGKQQLGKMQPLAHCDGKHHPGRDQESQTDVRLGRMLSGTLWGDESVDSGLCQSREHAQSGNNTLDTGKRDSREKNRDVMALKSLLTDHGATSVSHLREKLLRLKSENVELRGLLKEHKSTECKEKESTDASGNSSDGQAELRQSMEALSVKLSNEKGERNSQHVSGGETLITTEGIESPQTKGQTHTTGGKHNVAKHGAGVKSRLPVPVRLRVEASSSRQSVRPEHLRPEALQHLNSDDVYGSDQQLRADSDSPISLQQSSPSSSTVGYEQHGNSPVGLVKDSESGHTLDNTEADSALFTQLELLHQECQEKEALINKLSEQLADWEELHAQLKEKELLNHQYVEALQAAESTIAYLTACSLDSQGGFGSHTSSGAGSVSVGADAALHSRCVELQKALQDKEEFNDQLIELLNMAEKAITSSDSQAKNPEISDLCLKIEDALQQVKSCSKREGPRDVSGSTDDSMQGLQRHIDSLQEALWEQNRLNAELREQLRDAAAQQSHNSAGQEGKCSRQRTAEKGSEEHHGDSSVNSINQGITKSLMNCLSATESAIASLAEHCTNPGSFTSAISSQISTDLQINLDKLQRALQEREELCESTQPATKSCSNLSTASCGAKGQLPRDLHQNLCLLYKVFADLSHRIPELQTSLQEERGRREEGEAHRTAQDCKGLPPNVQVQLETLHKALREKKKACKNLEEKLATALTETSSAETVRKDLEVGVNPSCSASSLPSLLKHEQATFSSTENLDSTSSTSYPSSPALSSAKVSLKSLQVYDEYGVSEDPLQLQAQVRELKVQLENQTKLVLQMQNLLRRNSLSSDHVANTSDPSVVIKDQEGTRKLSQDRSYRTGQQREKKEGENQAMRDKTIRLNMEQERERTLNRSTTEKLPQTRSRSTSPARLDSLVQSQARELSQLRQQIKESRGLGALQRRQLEELSKAFKDLLQASEVDFYMGEVVKEQLEGSLSLLDRLEGRLDKGESHLDNEDVAALELSRSITDVGSEESMPDHPNSPARIQQELDHLRLELEGERELLQQSVSVLVQHNLTLAECTREQLDLFAKELQEKNRLIQSLQNQFRGQSSSSHHSSHSDLYHSDRTSSSCHSPHSGSRAQSLGHRHPSDWMGAAVPPVGGAQVDSVSSHRLQGLQEQLRSSEELNTTLRSELDLHQSIMAQSSSHHQKPDQGQDQERSGPRTDGHKVDGDAAAKNAAEQPRTMNSDLLAEHLQEIRALRHRLEESIRTNDRLREQLEKRLAEVEKDPATNIFIHGNEEQGHLANEVRFLWGQNQALKEQLNLGSRDKQKENEKLRETLARRTAKLEQSRKESEALRQENRRLLEMLELSSQENSKLQESLHCSKEELQRLQCEVKLQRQQLSDSQHLLKSLRVELQVYEKIKTDAQKHNDSSETTQESASRPAGSLDLSELLSEIRHLRLQLERSIQTNTALRQRLEEQLLRGPNRSETININYLLSSPDEGGRSPGREGVDLRHSFQSYNEYTSVLHDEKRHARSEVGGGSLSSSSGDSSSSAPSRLVPGHRMWANRNGRHVLGLIEDFNALRKQISEGRKLSRGMDTQLQECLHNKVIEQQHVKSLSSSMNTMQQVLEEAGRLLKLVWRVSLPAAYTAGDSSNNQQDELLKNEISRLKSRLSQQERMLSGAVKRLRTTNQLKEGMERVIVDQLSLTHGVLKKARGNLETNYCALLGLKGLSGGADEGGPSQWPVGGTRDPDSSEDHYSDASLHCSF; this is translated from the exons ATGAAGGACCCGTGTCGTGTATGCAGTGCTCGTCTGGCAGGCAGCCAGTGTCGCTGGATCTTCAGCTCATCGGCGCAGAAGAAGTTACAAGTCGTCTTGTCACATGTGCTGGGCTGGGAGGTGACTCGCGATGGTCGCGGCGAATTCCTCTGcgggaaatgtgtttttcagttgGAGAAGGTGGTACAGTGTGATGTTAAGATcaaccagctgcaggaggatCACAACATTCAGATGCAGAAGCTGCAGGCGGAGAAAGGACACCTGACGCAGTGCATCGTCCATGtctaccaaaaaaacaaccctagCTTGGACAAGAGCGATGGGGAGACTCCACCCCGGTCCTGTGGGGTTGGCAGTCCTGATGAAGGACAGCAGTTAGGGGAGATTCGACGTGGTCACTTGAAGAATTGCATGAGAAGGTGTGTGAGCCTGGATAGAATCGTTAGCAGAGGGACAACCTTCGGGCGCTCAAGCCTCAGGAGCAACAGACTCGGATCAGGGGCAGGGCTTGATGGCTCTATGAAGCGCTTTGGTCTCCGAGGACCACGCCACCGTTCACAGAGCATGTACTTTGACCTGATCCAACACAAAGGTGTACTGCCTAGACCTGGATTCAAAGCTCTCTCCGCTTCACTGCAGTCGCTGAATCAAGACTTTTCCTTAGACCCTTCTCCAGACCCTCCACAAAAATTCACAGAGGCCAAGGTGTTTGTTGCCAGACGTGATGGTGCCACTGCTGACCTAGGAGGAAAGGTCCAGGCCAAAGCACTGCTCCGCAGCTCCCCAAGTCAACCGTCTGTGATCTCTGACTTGATCCAACTCTTGCGCTGCATCTCCAAGCAACAGGTCTCTGCCCCTGCTGGGAGCCACATCCCTGTCCTGAAGAGGTTAAGTACTGGCCACCTCAAACCGGGAGCTGAGCGTAGACACAGAGAGGCCGAATGGAAGTCTCTTCATGAACTTACAGAAGAATTTGATGATGAATATACTTCTGTCAGTGTGGAG AGCGAGGTTAGCCGATTGGAGTCTGTAAATAAGCACCTGAACGAAGAGCTCACACTGACAAAAAGCACCAGTGAGAACCTGTCAAAAACACTGGAGGATACCCAGAATCAGTACAAG CAGACCCTGTCGGGGAAgctggaagagaaggagaatgaACTCGgctcagagaagaaaaatgccTTGAAGCGAGACAAAACAATCCAGGGGCTGACTCAGGTcctcagagagaaggagaaagag ATTGCAGAGCTGTGTCATGAGATTGAGGACAGGGATGATGCTCTGGCCAAGGCTAGAGAGGTGGCACATAAAGCCCAACTGCAGAAATACCAG GGGGCCGAGGAACACCAAAGCCTATTAATGGCAAAGCAAACGGAGCTTGCTCAACTCCAGGGAGAACACCATGGCAAGGTGCTTGAAGCTCAAAAACTGCAGCGTGCTCTGGACAGGAAGGAGCAAGAGCTGGGTGACCTACAACAGGCGAAGGACCAGCTGGAGGTGGAACTGGaggacctgcagcagcagaagaaaaagggagacaAAGCCCTGAAT GATCTGAACAATCAGCTGAAGAAGCTCAGCGGTGAGATCGGGGAGAGGGAGATTGCTCTGGAGCAGCAGTACCAGGAGCTCCTGGATCAAACCAACAGAAAATTGCAGACCCATGAGGTCACCATCCAGCGGCTCACATCCACCCTGGCTGATAAAGAGCAGCAGCTACAG GAATACATTAATATGGTCAGAGACTTTGAGCAAAGCCGAAGCCCAGGAGGAAACGATACTGTGCTTTCCAAGCTGCGGCaaagactgaaagaaaaagaaaaggctctGGAG CAAGCGCTGGATGAGAAGTTTGCTGCCATTGAGGAGAAAGATGATGAGattcaccagctgcagctgtctctCAGGGAGAAGGAACGAGACCTGGACAGGCTGAATAACCTGCTCTCTCACAATGAGGAAACCATCAAT AGCTTTGATAGTCTAATCAAGGAAAAGGATGTGGAGTTGCAGCATCTCGCAAACACGttaaaaaacctgcagagaGCCAAGCAGGACGTAGAAGATAACCTGAACCGATCACTGAAGGAGAAGGACTCCATCATCAGCCAGCTTCAGCTCTCTCTGGAGGGCAAGACAACGGACATGGAG GAAATGGCCAAATCAATGCTGAGCCAGTCAGAAACTCATGCACATGACCTTGCTGAACAGATGGGccagaggttaaaggtcacagAGGCCATGCTGGCTGAGGCTGTGAAGGCCAGGGAAAGGCTGGTTGCTGACAATGAGAGCGCTGTGGAAGGACTGTTGGCTACAATTAGCAGCAAGGACCAACTTCTCAAG GAGTCTGCTGAGCACTACAATCGCATGCTGTCTGAGCGAACACAAGAGATTCAGGAACTCAGGAAGCAGCTGTCTGACAGGCAGCAGCTACTCGCCACTGCTGAGAAGCAAAGCTCTATAAAAGTCCAGGAGGATTGTTTAGAGACTGCAAATCTCCGAGCACTGATTGCTGAAAAAGACAGCCTCGTCACT AAGCTTCTGCAGCATGGTCAGGAGAGGGACCATTTTCTTGCAgagatgagacagaaagaggagcaaGATCATGTGTTGGAGCTCAGACAAACCATCCAAATCATGCAGGAGAAGTTGGACGAGAGGGAAG CTGAGCTGTCTAGAAGGAACAGTGAGGATAATGTGGAGAACATTCCACAATCCAAGAAGACAGTCGTCATCCTGAAGAAGGAGCTGACACAGAAAACTGAGGCGCTGAACAGAGCCCTGAAGCGGGAGAATGAACTGAAG ATCTCAGTGGCAGAGCTACAGTCATTGCTGTCTGAGCTGGAGGGTCGCATAGAAGGTCAGGCTATTAACATTGAGTCGCTGACTGCCACCCTGAAGACCAAGGATGAGATTATCAAT GTTCTTCACCAGCGCCTCGGGCTGAGAGGGGAGAGTGAGGGCGACCATACCCAGGATCAGGTCATTGTCTCTGGCATTGAAAGATCCTTCCCCAGGCTCCCGCAAAGGGAGAGAACCATGATTGGTGGAGACAGCCAGCAAGAA TCTTTGCCCAACCTCGTAGCTCTGCAACAGGAGCATGATACTCTGAACAAAGCCCTGAGAGCTGAACAACAGCTCTACTCTAGCCTGGTCAGGAGCGTGAAAGAGCAGGACAG tgcCCAGCGTCTGCACgctctgcagctggagctgaCAGCGGTGCAGCTCCTCAGGCAGAAGCTCGAGGAGAGCATCAAAACCAACGAGGAGCTACGGGACGActtggagagagagatacacagAGCCAAACTCAGAGAAG GTATGGACCTCATTGATCCTAAAGAACTGGAGAGTATGAGGCATCAGCTGGAAGACGCACAGCGCTGGAATGCGTCTCTGCAGGCTCGATTAGGAGCAATCCAGAGCCGTGGAGGAGGGGTCGGTGGAGCCACGGATGGTG GTGACACTTTGAGTTTCATCGGCGACCAGACTTCTTACATGAGTATTTGTTTTGGGGAGGAGCAGGATGACAGCTTGTCTCAACTCTCTCCACAAGAGCTCAAGCAGAAG GTGCTGGATCTGCAGGATTGTGTTAGCAGAGTGCAGACTTTAAACAACGAGCTGCAGAGCCGACTGTCGGTATTGGAGAAGTCTGAGCATGATGCTTGCAACAAGGGAGACAAAGATGTTACCAGCCCCGGGAAACAG CAGCTAGGTAAGATGCAGCCTTTGGCTCACTGTGACGGGAAGCATCACCCTGGTAGGGACCAAGAAAGCCAGACAGACGTCAGACTAGGACGG ATGCTGTCTGGAACGCTGTGGGGCGATGAGAGCGTGGACAGTGGCCTTTGCCAGAGTAGAGAGCACGCTCAGTCTGGCAACAACACTTTGGACACTGGAAAGAGAGATTCTCGGGAGAAGAACAGAGATGTAATGGCACTTAAATCCCTGCTGACTGATCATGGGGCTACATCAGTCTCACACCTTAG AGAGAAGCTGCTAAGActtaaatcagaaaatgtggAGCTGCGTGGTCTCTTGAAAGAGCACAAATCTACTGagtgtaaagaaaaagagagcacGGATGCCTCAGGGAACAGCAGTGACGGACAGGCTGAACTCAGGCAGAGTATGGAGGCGCTGTCCGTCAAGCTGTCCaatgaaaagggagagaggaactCGCAACATGTGTCGGGTGGGGAGACCCTTATCACAACAGAGGGGATTGAGAGTCCACAAACTAAAGGCCAGACGCACACCACGGGTGGAAAACACAATGTCGCCAAGCACGGG GCTGGTGTCAAATCTCgccttcctgttcctgtgagaCTGAGAGTGGaagcgagcagcagcagacagtctGTTAGACCTGAGCACCTGAGACCTGAAGCACTTCAGCACCTCAATTCAGATGATGTCTATGGGTCTGACCAGCAGTTGCGTGCAGACTCTGACTCCCCAATATCACTCCAGCAAagctctccctcttcttccacTGTCGGATATGAACAGCATGGCAACAGTCCAGTGGGTTTGGTCAAGGACTCTGAATCTGGACACACACTGGATAACACAGAGGCTGACTCTGCTCTCTTCACTCAGCTGGAGCTCCTCCACCAGGAGTGCCAGGAGAAAGAAGCCCTGATCAACAAACTCAGTGAGCAGCTTGCCGATTGGGAAGAGCTCCACGCTCAGCTTAAGGAAAAGGAACTGCTTAATCACCAATATGTCGAGGCATTGCAAGCTGCAGAATCCACTATTGCCTACCTGACTGCCTGCAGTCTGGACAGCCAGGGAGGATTTGGCTCCCACACCAGCTCAGGAGCAGGGTCCGTCTCTGTGGGTGCAGATGCTGCCCTCCACAGTCGATGCGTGGAGCTGCAGAAAGCCCTACAGGACAAGGAGGAGTTCAACGACCAGCTTATAGAGCTTCTGAACATGGCAGAGAAAGCCATCACTTCCTCTGACAGCCAAGCAAAGAATCCGGAAATCAGTGACCTTTGCTTAAAGATAGAAGACGCCTTACAGCAGGTGAAATCATGTTCAAAGAGAGAGGGTCCGAGAGATGTATCTGGAAGCACTGATGACTCTATGCAGGGGTTGCAACGTCACATAGACTCTCTGCAGGAGGCACTGTGGGAGCAGAACAGGCTCAATGCAGAGCTGAGAGAACAACTGAGAGATGCTGCTGCACAACAGAGCCACAACAGTGCCGGTCAGGAGGGTAAATGTTCAAGGCAGAGAACAGCAGAAAAGGGGTCGGAGGAACACCATGGGGACAGTTCTGTTAATTCTATAAATCAGGGTATAACAAAATCTCTAATGAACTGCCTTAGTGCAACAGAGTCTGCCATTGCCTCTCTAGCAGAACACTGTACAAACCCCGGCTCCTTTACTTCTGCTATATCATCACAGATAAGCACTGACCTGCAGATCAATTTAGACAAACTTCAGAGAGCCCTGCAAGAGAGGGAAGAGCTGTGTGAATCCACCCAGCCAGCCACCAAATCGTGCAGCAATTTGTCCACTGCTTCGTGTGGAGCAAAGGGACAACTTCCCAGAGACCTCCATCAAAACCTCTGTCTCCTCTACAAGGTCTTCGCTGACCTCTCCCACAGGATTCCTGAACTGCAGACTTCCTtacaggaggagaggggccgCAGAGAGGAGGGCGAGGCTCACAGGACAGCGCAGGACTGCAAAGGATTACCACCGAACGTCCAGGTTCAGCTGGAGACTCTCCACAAGGCactgagggagaagaagaaggcatGTAAAAACCTGGAGGAGAAACTGGCCACTGCTCTTACCGAGACGAGCTCAGCTGAAACTGTACGGAAAG ATCTAGAGGTCGGTGTGAACCCAAGTTGCAGTGCCTCTAGCCTGCCTTCCCTGCTGAAACATGAACAGGCAACCTTCTCCTCTACTGAAAACCTGGACTCAACCTCCAGCACCTCGTACCCGAGCTCCCCAGCTCTCAGCTCAGCCAAG GTCAGTCTGAAAAGCCTGCAGGTCTATGATGAGTACGGCGTTTCTGAAGACCCTCTCCAGCTTCAGGCGCAAGTGCGAGAGCTGAAGGTCCAGCTggaaaaccaaaccaaactcGTCCTCCAAATGCAAAACCTTTTGCGTAGGAACTCCCTCTCCAGTGACCATGTTGCCAACACCTCTGACCCCTCCGTTGTCATCAAGGATCAAGAAGGGACACGGAAGTTGAGCCAAGATAGGAGCTACAGAACTGGGCagcaaagggagaaaaaggagggagagaaccAGGCGATGAGGGATAAAACCATCCGTCTCAATATggaacaagaaagagagaggacgcTGAACAGAAGCACAACTGAAAAGCTGCCACAGACACGCAGTCGCTCTACATCACCTGCTCG ACTGGACTCCCTGGTACAGTCGCAGGCCCGGGAGCTGTCACAACTGAGGCAGCAGATCAAGGAGAGCCGCGGACTGGGAGCCCTGCAGCGCcgtcagctggaggagctgagcaAGGCCTTCAAGGATCTGCTGCAGGCCAGCGAAGTCGACTTCTACATGGGGGAGGTGGTCAAAGAGCAGCTGGAAGGGAGCCTGAGTCTTCTGGACAGGCTGGAGGGACGACTAGACAAAG GAGAGTCTCATCTGGATAATGAAGATGTGGCGGCTCTGGAACTGTCTCGCAG TATAACTGATGTGGGCAGTGAGGAGAGCATGCCAGATCATCCTAACAGCCCAGCTAGAATCCAGCAGGAGTTAGATCATCTGCGTTTGGAGctagagggggagagagaattGCTGCAGCAGAGCGTCAGCGTCCTCGTCCAGCACAACCTCACCCTGGCTGAATGCACCAGGGAGCAGCTGGACCT GTTTGCGAaagagctgcaggagaagaacCGTCTCATCCAGAGCCTGCAGAATCAGTTCAGAGGCCAAAGTTCCAGCAGCCACCACAGCTCTCACTCTGATCTGTACCACTCTGAcaggacctcctcctcctgccataGCCCGCACAGTGGCAGTCGAGCTCAGA gtttaggCCATCGACACCCCTCTGATTGGATGGGAGCAGCCGTTCCTCCTGTAGGTGGAGCTCAGGTGGACAGTGTGTCCAGTCACAGACTGCAGGGCCTGCAGGAGCAGCTAAGGAGCAGTGAGGAGCTCAACACCACCCTGCGCAGTGAACTGGACCTGCATCAATCAATTATGGCTCAGAGCAGCTCGCACCATCAGAAACCGGATCAAGGCCAGGATCAGGAGAGGTCAGGGCCTCGGACAGACGGACATAAAGTAGATGGAGACGCTGCAGCAAAGAATGCTGCAGAGCAGCCTCGTACGATGAATTCAG ACCTGCTGGCAGAACATTTGCAGGAGATCCGAGCTTTGCGACATCGCCTGGAGGAGAGCATCCGCACTAACGACCGGCTCAGGGAACAGCTGGAGAAGAGACTAGCCGAGGTGGAGAAAGACCCAG CTACCAACATCTTCATCCACGGCAATGAGGAGCAGGGTCATCTGGCTAATGAGGTGCGATTTCTCTGGGGACAAAATCAAGCCCTGAAGGAACAGCTCAACCTTGGGTCTAgag ACAAGCAAAAGGAGAACGAAAAGCTGCGGGAGACTCTGGCCAGACGGACCGCCAAACTGGAGCAGAGCAGGAAGGAGTCTGAAGCACTGAGGCAGGAAAATAGGCGACTTCTGGAGATGCTGGAGCTCAGCAGCCAAGAAAACTCCAAATTGCAGGAGTCACTGCACTGCAGCAAAGAGGAGCTTCAaag GCTGCAGTGTGAGGTGAAGCTCCAGAGGCAGCAGCTGTCCGACTCCCAGCATCTCCTCAAATCGCTGCGAGTGGAGCTGCAAGTTTATGAGAAGATCAAGACTGATGCGCAGAAACACAACG ATTCCAGTGAGACGACCCAGGAGTCAGCCTCCCGTCCCGCCGGCTCACTGGACCTGAGCGAGCTGCTGTCAGAGATCCGACACCTgcggctgcagctggagaggagcATCCAGACCAACACGGCTCTGCGCCAGagactggaggagcagctgctccGAGGACCCAACCGCTCGGAGACCATCAACATCAACTACCTGCTCTCCTCTCCGG ATGAAGGGGGCCGGTCACCAGGTCGCGAAGGCGTTGATCTCCGTCACTCGTTTCAGTCTTACAATGAATACACCAGTGTCCTCCATG ATGAGAAGCGCCACGCTCGTTCAGAGGTGGGCGGTGGCTCCTTAAGCAGCAGCTCTGGCGACAGCAGCTCCAGCGCTCCCTCTCGCCTGGTGCCGGGCCACAGAATGTGGGCCAATCGCAACGGCCGCCACGTGCTGGGCCTGATAGAGGACTTCAACGCCCTGCGCAAGCAGATCTCAGAGGGACGCAAGCTGTCACGTGGCatggacacacagctgcaggagTGTCTGCACAACAAG GTGatagagcagcagcatgtgaagAGTTTGTCCAGCAGCATGAACACCATGCAGCAAGTGTTAGAGGAGGCCGGTCGACTGCTCAAACTGGTGTGGAGGGTCTCTCTGCCGGCTGCTTACACAGCAGGGGACAGTAGCAACAAccagcag GACGAGCTGCTGAAAAATGAGATCTCCCGACTGAAGAGCAGACTGTCGCAGCAGGAGCGGATGCTGAGCGGCGCCGTGAAACGCCTCCGCACCACCAACCAGCTCAAAGAGGGAATGGAGAGGGTCATCGTGGATCAGC TGTCTCTGACCCACGGAGTGTTAAAGAAAGCCCGGGGGAACTTAGAG ACTAATTACTGTGCCCTCCTCGGCCTGAAAGGCCTGTCTGGAGGAGCAGACGAAG GAGGTCCCAGTCAGTGGCCAGTAGGGGGCACAAGAGACCCCGACTCCTCCGAGGATCACTACAGTGACGCCTCTCTGCACTGCAGCTTCTAA